TTATGCGGTGTCAGCGTCGCCTCGGCAATTGGGCGCCGATGATCGGCGCAATCTTGTCGGCCAGGTATGCGTGCCCGGCGTCGTTGGGATGCACACCGTCGGGCCCGATCAGGTCCGGTCGGTCAACGAACCAGCGGTCGGCGATCGGGTCGACGAACGCTGCTCCGGCACCGTGGGCGGTGGCGTTGAGGATGTCGCGGACCTGCAGCACGGATTCGGGTACATCCGCGGTCGGCCACGGCGGCCCGATCACCAGGAGCCTTGCGGCTGGCGTGATGCGGCGTGCCAGATCGAAGGCGTTGCGGGCCATTTCGGCCAGCAGACCCGCGTCGACGCCTTGGTCGTTGCGGGAGCCGAAGAACACCACCAACACGTCGTCAGGCTTGACAGCCCGCGCGGTCAAATCCACGAAAACGCTGCCGTGGTCCCCTGGAACGGCGTAGCCGGCGCGGCCCTCGGCTGCCACGTCGGCCACAACCTGCACCCCCTGGTGCGACAGTGTCTGCCAGGTCAGAGCCGTCCAGCATTTCGCCCCCAGGCCACCCTCATCGGTGCCGGCGGTATACGAGTCGCCGACAACCGCGACGTGGTTTGGCGGTGAACTACGGCCCACCATCTCGTAGCGCCACGTGGGCGTTGCATGCTCGACGACCGCAACCATTACCACGGTGAGGCAGATGACGAACGTGGCCACCCGACTCACTGCTACCTCCACTGCCCATGCGATGGGCGGCGAGCACGACTTGCTCGGCGCACCGAAAACGCGCTACGACTCTAGCTGAGACATCGCCCGGCACAGCATAATTGGCCGGCCCACGCAACCGTCAGACGGCTCGCGCAGAAACCGCCGCCTTTTGCGCTGCCAGGACCTCGTCGATGGGTTCGAGCTCAGTGCTCACCGGATCCCACAACCGGTCGATCTGCGGCTTCGGGCTGGTATCCCTGACGTCGACCATCCTGCGCATCCACTGACGGGCGGGTTCTTCGACGACGTGATACAGCATGATTGCGACCCCGACCGCGATCACGAGCAGACCGACGACGTTCCATTTCCACGGGAAGCTCTGCAGTGGGAGCTCGAACTGTTCGGCAGCCCATCCCCAGGCCGTGTGCACCAGCTCGTGCACCATATACAGGCAAAACGAGATCTGCCCGCCGTAAACCATCAGCCGGGTCGACAGCAGGCGCGGCAGGCTGCCCACCCCGATGGCCAATGTGATCACCAACGGAACGAACAGCACGTCGACCACCCCGCCACTGTCTTGGACGCCCGTGATCGGATGTGCGTCAAGCAGGTAGAGGATACCGACGAGGGCAACGATAAGCAGCACCGACAGATACCCCGCGGCGCGGCGTGCACGGTCGGTGAGCCGCAACCTGCGCACGGCGGCACAGGCCAGCGCGCCCGCGGTGAACTGCGTGACGATGCGCGGCAGCCAGCTCCACGGTGTGTAGAACTGCCCACTGGCCAGCAGCAGAACGACCGGCGGCAGCGATGCGGCGATGGCCAGCCAAATAAGGCTGCGCGCCCTGGTGGCGTGCTTCATCCGGAAGATCGCCAGCACGAGCCCGCCGAACAGCAGATAGGCCAGCCATTCCGCGCTGATCGACCAAGCCGGCCCGTCCCAGCTTGAACCGTCGAAGAACGGCTGAAACCACAGTTGCACCAGCAGGATCTGGCGTACATAGCTGGTCGCGGTGAGCTGACCCGCATCCGGCGAGGGCACATGGCCAACGTGCAGCGTGAAAATCACCCACAGCGCTGCCAGGTGCAACGTGACCAGATAGATCGGCCACACTCTGGCCAGCCGCAGCCACAAGAAATGCGCGGTCGCACGGGCCGACCAGGTCCGGCCCATGCGCTCGAGGTAGTTCCAGGTCAGCACGAATCCGCTGAGGATGAAGAACAGGTCCACGCCCTGTGCGCCGCAGTTCAGCACTGGCGCAAGCGCGTCGCGGAATTCGGGCGACGCGTCACCCAACATCGGCCGGAAGTGAAACAACACCACCCATACCGCGGCGACGATGCGCAGTCCTGTCAGGGCCTTGATCTCTCCGCTGCGCACGATGCTCATTCCGTATGGACTCTGCTGTTTCGTTCGCCTACTTGTTCGCTGGCCGGGCGGTCAGTATCCGCGCGACGTGGCGCCGGCAGCCTAAGCAGACTAACAGCGTGACCGGGCGGATGCCGTGGAAGGGAGCGGTGTGGCTTCTCCAGAAAGCCATGTCTCGGCACGGTGCCGGCCAGCGCGCCTGACCGCCGATCCATACTTGAACAGGTGTGGATTACCGTGTGCCAGTGCATGTTTCGCCATATGTTGGCGCAGCGCCGGCATATCACGACAGGCCCGGACTGCTCCATCGCCCGCGCCTTGCGGCCCAGCGGCAAACTATTGACTGATTCCAGAAAAGGAGTCATATTTTCTATGTGTCCTCGAGGCCGGACTACGCAGAGAAGCTGCGTATGGCCGATCTACGCGTGACGCGCCCCCGAGTCGCCGTGCTCGAGGCGGTCGAGGCGCATCCGCATGCCGACACCGAAACAATTTTCGAAGTCGTGCGTTCCGGCTTGCCGAGGGTCTCCCGCCAGGCCGTGTACGACGTGCTGCATGCGCTGACACGGGTGGGTCTGGTACGGCGAATCCAGCCGTCCGGCCTCGTTGCGCGCTACGAATCGCGCGTCGCCGACAACCACCACCATGTTGTCTGCCGGTCCTGCGGGGCCATCGCAGACGTCGACTGCGCCGTCGGTGAGGCACCGTGCCTGACCCCGTCGGAGGACAACGGCTTTGAGCTCGACGAGGCCGAGGTCATCTACTGGGGCCTGTGTCCCGACTGTTCGACGCCCTGATCCCTTGTCACCTACCCCTGAAAGGAAGGACCAAGTGTCCGAAAGCGAAAACCCGGTAATCGAGGCTCCCACCCCAACGGCCCATCGGCCGATGACGAACCGAGACTGGTGGCCGAACCAGCCAGACCTGTCGGTTCTGAAGAAGCACGCGCCTCAGGCCAACCCGATGGGTGAGGGTTTCAACTATGCGGAGGAGTTCAAAAAACTCGACGTCGAAGCGCTCAAGCGCGACCTCATCGAGGTGATGACCACGTCGCAGCCCTGGTGGCCCGCCGACTACGGCCACTACGGGCCGCTGTTCATCCGGATGAGCTGGCATGCCGCCGGCACCTACCGCATCCACGACGGCCGTGGCGGCGGCGGCGAAGGCGCACAGCGCTTCGCTCCCCTCAACAGCTGGCCCGACAACGCCAGCCTCGACAAGGCGCGCCGGTTGCTCTGGCCTGTGAAGAAGAAGTACGGCAAGAAGATCTCCTGGGCCGATCTGATCATCTTCGCCGGCAACGTTGCCTACGAATCCATGGGATTCAAGACCTTCGGCTTCGCGTTCGGGCGCGAGGACATCTACGAACCCGAGGAGATCTTCTGGGGTCCTGAGGACACCTGGCTCGGCGACGAGCGTTACAGCGGCGAGCGCAACCTGGCGGAGCCGCTTGCCAACGTTCAGATGGGCCTGATCTACGTGAACCCCGAGGGACCCAACGGCAAGCCCGATCCGCTCGCCGCGGCGATCGACATCCGGGAGACCTTCCGCCGGATGGCGATGAACGATGTCGAGACCGCTGCGCTGATTGTCGGCGGCCACACGGTGGGCAAGACCCACGGCGCCGGTCCGGCTGACCTCGTCGGCCCGGAGCCCGAGGCCGCGCCGATCGAGCAGCAAGGCCTGGGCTGGAAGAGCGCCTACGGCACCGGTGTCGGCAAAGACGCGATCACCAGCGGCATCGAGGTGGTCTGGACGCCCACACCCACCAAGTGGGATAACAGCTACCTGGAGACGCTGTACAAGTACGAGTGGGAACTGACCAAGAGCCCGGCGGGTGCGTGGCAATACGTGGCAAAGAACGCCGAGCCGGTGGTGCCGGATCCCTTCGATCCTTCGGCGAAGCGCCTGCCGACAATGCTGGTGACGGACCTCTCCCTGCGGATGGACCCGATCTACGGCAAGATCACCCGCCGCTGGCTCGATCACCCCGAGGAGCTTGAGGAGGAGTTCGCCAAGGCGTGGTACAAGTTGTTGCACCGCGACATGGGACCCATCTCGCGCTACCTGGGCCCGTGGGTTCCAGAACCGCAGCTGTGGCAAGACCCCGTACCCCAGGTCGACCACGAGCTGATCGATGAGGCGGACATCGCCGCGCTCAAGGCCAAGCTCCTGCAATCGGGATTGTCGATACCCCAGCTGGTCACCACCGCGTGGGCTTCGGCGGCCAGCTTCCGCGGCACCGACAAGCGCGGCGGTGCCAACGGGGCGCGAATCCGCCTTGCACCGCAAAAGGATTGGGAAGTCAACAACCCGCCTGAACTGGCCAAGGTGTTGCCGGTACTGGAGAAGGTCCAGCAGGACTTCAACAACTCGCAGTCCGGCAACAAGAAGGTCTCGCTGGCTGACGTGATCGTGCTGGGCGGCTGCGCAGCGGTCGAGCAGGCGGCGAAGAAGGCCGGGTTCGACATCACGGTCCCGTTCGCGCCGGGGCGCACCGACGCCACGCAGGAGATGACCGACGTGGAGTCCTTCTCGGTGCTCGAACCCAAGGCCGACGGGTTCCGCAACTACCTGCGGGCCGGCGAAAAAGCCTCGCCCGAGCACCTGTTGGTGGACCGCGCATACATGTTGAACCTGACTGCTCCGGAAATGACGGTCCTGGTCGGCGGCATGCGGGCCCTGGGCGCCAACTACGGTCAAACCAAGCACGGGGTGTTCACCGATCGGCCCGAGACGTTGACCAACGACTTCTTCGTCAACCTCTGCGACATGGACAACGAGTGGAAGGTGTCCGAGTCGACGGAAAACGTCTACGAGGTTCGTGATCGCGCCACCGGCCGGCTCAAGTGGACGGCCACCGCCGTTGACCTCGTGTTCGGTTCGAACTCGGTGTTGCGCGGCCTGGCCGAGGTGTATGCGGCCGACGACGCGCAGGAGAAGTTCGTCCAGGACTTCGTCGCTGCGTGGGTCAAGGTGATGAACCTCGACCGGTTCGATCTGCGTCGCTGACGCCGTGATGGTCGGCGCCTCGCGAGCTCGCCAAGGCTTGCGGGGCGCCGCCGTGCTCGTCGGTTTCGCAGGTGACTACGGCCGCTCGAAGTGCTGGTAGTCGACGGGCGATGTCCAGTGACCGCCCCATCGCCAGCCCCGATCGGTGAACACCCGCACGGCCGGGTCCCCGTCGTGCAGGATTCCGGGATCGGTCCGGCTGCGGTCCAGGTAAGCCGCGGCGTTCTTCGGTTCGAACGCGCCCTCGGCGTCGATGGACGGGTTGAACAGCGGGTTGAGGTCCACGGCTCGCCCGTAGGCGTGCTGCGACCACTGGCCGCTTCCCGGGATAGCCCGGCAGTTGTAGGCCGACGTGTTGTTGTCCTCCATCGACAATTCGTCGGCCGCTGCCGGATAGTGGTCGACGGTGCGGATCTTTGCGATCGGATAGTGCAGCTGATACAGCTGCTCGAAAATCGCGATCACCTCGGCCACTAGGTCTTCGTTCACGATCAGCTGGCCGCGGTGCGCCTGGAGGTCCACACCGATGTGTTCGACCTCGACCCGCCGCAACTGCCCCGGTTCAACGGGGCATCCAGGCCGCCAGCTGGCACCCAGCTCGGCGGCGGTGACCGGGCTTATCGTCGGCCCGGCGGGTGCTCTCGGCGCGCCGATAGACGCTGCAGGAGCCGGCGACGACGCTGCGGACGGCGCTGGCGCGTTGGCGCAGCACGGCAAAGCCACGCCGGCCGCGGTCAACACCACCAGTACGGCGATCCTCCGCCTGGTGAAGCGCGATCGGCCCCCGTCGTCACGATGTGGATCCATTGACGTGTCCACGCAGCGTCAACGCTAGCGGATTCATGTTGCGAGGCCGACGTGTCAGACCGCGGGTGCATGGTTGCGGCAAGCACGACGAGAGACATCTCAGGAAGTTGAAAGTCAAGCCGCATGTGGGAGAGGAGGTGGAAACGCCCGGTGTTCGTCGTAGAGTTGGCCGGTTTGCAGGCAGTGATGAAGCTGGCCGAGAAACTTGTTGAACAAGTGCCGTTGGGCTTGGCGGTTCCAGTCTCCGGCCGCGCGGCGGGCATCGAAGTGGCGACGTGCACCAGGCGAGCTGCGCAACGACGCCAGCGCCCAGATCGAACCCACAGCGGCCAGGCGCCGGTTTTTGATATGCCGATGCAGCACCACGGTTTTCTTGCCGCTGGCGCGGGTGATCGGGGCCGATCCGGCGAAGGCTTTCAAGCCACGGGCATCGGCGAAACGGGACCGGTCGTCGCCGATCTCGGCCAGCACCCGGGCACCGGTGAGGTTCCCCAGCCCGGGAAAGCTGGTGATGATCGCGGCGTCCGGGTGCAGCTCAAAATGGGCGCTCGCCGCCTCGGCCAACTCGTCGGCCGCCGCACAGGCGGCGTCAAACTGACGCAGCAGCGCATCCAGCTGGATCCCCATCGCGTTTTCCACCACTGGCGGCTGGTGCAGGTAGGTGTCGGTGAAAATCTGGCGCAGCCGCTCGACATCACGATCCAGGTCACGACGGCGGCCGGCCTTGATCAGCAGCTTGCGCAGCCGTGCCGGGCTCAGCTTGGCGGCCTGCGTAGGAGTCGGTGCGGCGGCCAGGATGGCCCGGGCATCGGCGCGGGCCAAACCCCCGCTGGGCAGCTCGGCAAAGGCGATAAGGGCGGCCGGATAGAAGTCGCCCAGCAGATCACGGATTTGGTTGCCGATCTGTTGGCGCGACCACACCGCGTCTTGCTGAGCTCGGGCCAGCACCCGGATGGCCTGCGCCAGGCCGGTGTCGGCTGGCAGCGGCCGATGCGCGCGGGCATCGGTGCGCACGATGTTAGCCAGCAGCACCGCATCGGTGGCATCCGATTTGGCCCCCGACACCCCATACCGTGCGCGATACCGCGAGGCCGCCAGCGGGTTGATCGGATAAAGCACCCGCCCGGTCTCCCGCAGGGCGGCCACCCACAACCCACGGTCGGTTTCGATGCCCACCGGCATCGGCTGGGTAGCGGTGTCACCGGCCTCAGCCAGCAGCATCAACAGCTGCGCAAAGCCGCCGCGTCATTGCCGACCCGTCCGCGCGCCACCACACGCCCGTCGTCATCGACGACCGCGACATCGTGGTGATCAGTAGCCCAATCAATTCCACAAAACAGCGCCAAGGCATCCCTCCTGAAATCGGTGATTCTGTTGTCCCCGGGGGAGTTGTGCGGCGCCCTAATCGCAGGACTCGACGGTCCGTCATCTCAGTAGCCGTCCATGACTCCAGCCCACCGCAAGACCTCGTTCTTTCGAAGAGCTCAAGGCTCGGGAACAATATTCGGGAAGTCAACCCCGCAGCGGGCTCGGGCAACGGAATCTCACCACCACGGCGCGTGATCTACCGCCAGGCGCGCCGTTCTCTCGCAAGTCGTCGAACGACGGGAGACACCAGGCGTCACCCGGCGGCAGACCTCGTCAGGAACAGATCCTGGTCCTCCGACCGCTAACCCATCCCTACCAACCGATTAGGAGACGTTCCAAATGTGCTGGATGTGCGACCACCCGGGTAGCACCATGTGTCGACCGCCACGATGATGGGACCACCTTGAGCGGGGTTTAGCCAGTCGCATGGGACCACCCGTTTGCCAGTGATGGGACCACCGGCGTGTCGTACGTCCGGGGTCGCTCGATTACTGGGTCGGATCACTTCATGTCGATCGATGTGAAGGAGGTCCGCTGAATGTATCGGGAGGTTTCGGTGATCGAGGTACGTGAGTTGTTGCGGGTGTGGATGTCGGGGCGGCTTGCGCCGGGTGGCTGCGTTGGCCGGGGTGGATCGTAAGACCGCACGCAGCTATACGAATGCGGCGGCGCTGGCCGGGTTGGACCGCGGTGGTGCTCTTGATCAGCTCACCGATGAGCTGATCGGCGCGGTGATCGAGGCGGTGCGGCCGGACCGGCCGGATGGCCACGGCCAAGTGTGGGAAGTGTTGCGCGCCAATCACGATCAGATCGTCAAGTGGGTGGAAGAGGGCCTGACGGTGGTCAAGATCTGTGACCTGTTGGAGCGGCGCGGCACGGCGGTGCCCCAGCGGACGTTGCACCGGTACTGCACGCAGTGCACCGAGTACCGGGGCCGTCGCAGCGCTGGCACGGTGCCGGTGGTCGATGGTGAGCCCGGCGTGGAGTGCCAGATCGACTTCGGCCGGATGGGCAAGATCTTTGATGCCGAATCGGGGCGCAACCGAGTGGTGCACGCGCTGATCTTCACCGCGGTGTATTCGAGGCACATGTTCGTGTGGCTGACGTTTAACCAGACGCTGGAGGCGATTGTCGCCGGCTGCGAGGCGGCCTGGCAGTTCTTTGGCGGTGTCTTCAAGGTGTTGATCCCTGATAACATGACACCGATTGTGCCCAAGGCAGATTCGACCGATCCGCAGTTCAGTGTGGGTTGGACGGAGTACTCGCAGGTCCGTGGATTCTTCACCGATCCGGCCCGGGTTCGTCACCCCCAGGACAAGCCGCGGGTGGAACGTATGGTCCAGTACGTGCGGGGCAACTTCTTCGCCGGCGAAGACTTCGCCGACCTCGCCGACGCTCAGGCCCGAGCCCAGGTGTGGTGTGCCGGCAAGGCCGGCCAGCGCATCCACGGCACCACCTGTCAACGCCCGGCGGTGGTGTTCGCCGAGCGCGAGGCCGCACTGCTGCTGCCCGCCCCAGCAGCGGTCTACCAGGTGCCGATCTACGCTGAAGCCAAGGTGCACCGCGACTACCACATTCAAGTCGATCGGGCATTGTATTCAATCCCCGAACACCTTCGCGGGCAGACCGTTTCGGTGCGCGCCGACGGCGAGTTGGTCAAGGCGTTCCACGGCGGAAAGCTGGTCAAGACTCATCCCCGCCAGCCCGCCGGCGGACGTTGCACCGACCCGGCTGATCTGCCCGCTGACAAGACCGGCTACGCGATGCGGGACCTGACCCGGCTGATCGCCACCGCGGCCGCCACGGGGCTGATATCGGCATCTACGCCGAACGTCTGCTCGATCACCAGCTGCCGTGGACACGCATGCGCCAGGTGTACCGGTTGTTGGGGCTGGTCAAACGCTACGGCGCGGCCCCGGTGAACACCGCCTGCGGGCGGGCATTGGAGCTCGATGTGGTCTCGGTGTCCAAGATCGCCGCGATGCTGCACAAGGCCACCGAGAACACCCCAGCCGAGGCGCCGCGGGCGGCCACCGGGCTGGCTCCGGCCCGGTTTGCCCGCGACCCGGGTGAATACCGCAGCCAAGGCAGGCAGCGGCCCGACTGGATGAGCGTCATCGACGGCGGCGCCACCCCCACCGGTCGCAACGCAACCCAGGGGCTGTGATCGGCATGGCGACCAAACCTGTTGTCACCGACCCGATCTCGACTGACCTCAAGCGAGTGATGCGCCAACTCAAACTTGGGCGGATGCTCGACACCCTGCCCGAGCGGCTCACCTTGGCTCACCAGCGGCACCTGTCACACGCGGCTTTTTTGGAGCTGATCCTCGCCGATGAGGCCACCCGCCGCGACAACAGCTCAGCCGCCCGCCGCGCCCGCGAGGCGGCCTGGATGCGACCATGCGCCTGGATTCCTGGGACGATTCGGCCGCCGTCAGCTACGACCGCACCCTGTGGACCGACTTGACCAGCCTGCGGTTTCTCGACGGCCCCCACGGCGCTCTGCTGCTGGGACCGGTCGGGGTAGGCAAAACGCATCTGGCCACCACACTCGGACACATCGCCGTGCGGCGACGCATCCCCACCCTGATGTTGCGTGCTGATGCAATGTTCAAGCGGCTCAAAGCATCCCGACTCGACAACAGCACCGAAGCCGAGATGCGCCGCCTGGCTCAAGTCCGGCTGCTGATCATCGACGACTTCGCCCTGCAGCCGATGGACGCTACCGCGACCGCCGACTTCTACGAGCTTGTCGTGGCCCGCCACCAGCGAGGCTCCACCGTGCTGACCTCCAACCGCAGCCCTGACGAATGGCTGGCCGTCATGACCGACCCCCTGCTGGCCCAATCCGCTGTCGACAGGGTCACCTCAACAGCGCATGAACTCATCATCGAAGGACAGTCCTACCGGCGCCGCCAAAAGCCCTCAGTTGACACCAGGCCGAACGACCGCCGATCATCGCCAGTGAGCCAAACAGGTGGTCCCTAGTTGCTGGCCAACCGGTGGTCCCATCCTCGTGGCAAATGACAACCATGCAGGAATATCTGGCGGAGGTGCGCAAGACGATGCTCAGGCACGGCTGGGCGGTGCAGTATGTCGAGGATGCTCGCGTGCCCTATGCGTACACGGTCGGTCTGACTCGCCATGACGTGCCCGAGTTGTTGGTGACCGGCGTGCCGCCGCAGCGAGCAGTCCGGTTGTTAAACCTCGTTGGCGAGCGATCGGTGCGTGAAGGCCCACCCGCGCCCGGTGTGCAGATCGAGATTCGCCCCGGTCCGCTTCTCGAGGTAGTCGAAGTGGAGCACCCCGATGCGCACATGAACTGCGCCGCAGCGATATTCGGTAACGAGCTGAGGGCATTGCAGCTGGTTTGGGCCGACCGCCGGGGTCGGTGGCCGTGGGGTCCCGGGTTCAACGATGGTCGCGGCAGCCAGCCGGTGCTTGGTGCGCGGACCATATCGAGCTGACCTGCGATCTGGGCACGTGCTGCTGACAGCGGCGCCAAATGCTTGTTGCCTCTGTACTCCGGCCGGGGCACGGCGGCACGGCTCGGGCGGCGGCCGCTACCCTGAATGACTCGTGGGCTTTTCTGCACCACCACAAGAGCTGTACACCTCCGTCGACCCGGGTCGAAGCGTGTCGGTTTGGGTTCGCTGCGGCGGTCCCGTGGTCTTGGCCGGGGCGCTAATGCTCTATGCGCTCGTTTATGTGCACTGGCCTCGGCTGGCCGTACAAGTCGACCTGCAGGTGTACCGCTTCGGCGCGATGCGGGTCCGAGACGGGCTTGACCTGTATTCGATTGGACTGACCGGCAATTCCAAGGAGCTGCTGTTCATCTACCCGCCGTTCGCCGCGCTGGGCTTTTTGCCGCTCGCGCTCATTGCCGAGGTTTCCGCCCAGGCACTCTGGTTGGTGCTTATGTGCGTCCTGGTCTTCTATGTGGTGTGGCGCATGCTGGCATCGTTGCGAGTTACCCAGCCGGATGGGTTGTGGGCCCTCACGGCGCTGTTGGTGGGTCTGGTCGCCTGGTTGGAACCGTTTCGGCTCTCGTTGCAGCTCGGACAGATCAACATTGCCATCCTCGCCATCGTGGTCGCCGATCTGCTAACTCCAGCACAGCGCAAGTGGGCGGGAGTTGGCGTTGGCTTGGCGGCAGGTATCAAGCTCACGCCCGCCTTATTCATTGTGTACTTGGCCGCGGTTGGGCGCGTGCGTGCCGCACTGATGGCTGCCGCAACGTTTCTTATCACCGTGGTGATCGGATTCGCTTTTCTGCCAAAGGATTCCGAGTACTACTGGTTGCGCCGAGGCTTTCATGACGTTGGCCGGATTTCACATGATCCGTTTGCCAACACCAGCGTGGAGGGCCTGCTGCACCGTCTCCATGTCCCCGCCATGGTGGGCACCGGTATGTCGGCTGCGCTGGCTGCGGTCGCTGTCGCGCTCGCCGTGATGGCGTACCGACGTGGCCATGCAGTACTGGGACTCGCCCTGGTGGGGATGGCCTCGGCCGCCGCCTCGCCGTTCAGTTGGAGCCATCACTGGGTGTGGTTCGCACCGTTGATGGTTCACCTCGGATACCGGGCCTGCGTCGTGCGCAGCAGATACTCGGCGCTGACGCTGTTGTTGCTGTGCGCGCTACTTGCAGGCTGGTTCACCTCGGCACCCGGAGGCGATATCCGCGAGGCAAGCGTGCTCTCACTGCGGCCCGGCGGGGTGTGGAACGCCATCATCCCCGGCAGCTATGTACTGGTCTTCCTGGCGGTGCTGGCCTACACGGCCGTCTGGCTTTGGCGCTCGGCGAGGGTTTCCCAGCCGGGTCCGGATCGCGAGCCACAACTTGCGCTACAAGCGTCGTGACGCCTCCGGGCCCGCAGAAGGTGTCAGCCGACGCAACCATCGAGGTAATCTGCCGCTAGCGTGCAGCGGTCCAACGCACATGCAGCACCGGCGGCTTGCGAAATACCATACCGCGCGGCGCATTTGGGTGTCTTGGGTCGAGCTGCAGGCCGGGCAGGCGATCCAGCAGTCGAGCGATGGCAATCGCGGTCTCGGTCCGGGCGAGCTGAGCGCCGAGGCAATAGTGCGATCCCTGAGCGAAAGCCACGTTGAGCCGGGCGTTGGCCCGGTACACGTCAAACCGGTCCGGGTCAGTGAAGACAGCGGGATCACGGTTGGCGCCGGCAAGCGACACCACCACCAGGTCCCCGCGCCGGATGTGGGCGTCGGCGAGCTCGACATCGCACGTGGCGTATCGGTCGACGGACGCGGCAGCGGGCTCGAGGCGGAGGGACTCCTCGATCGCATTCGCCAACAGATCGGGCCGGTCGTGCACGGCCGCGAGCGCCTCGCGATCGTCAAGCAGGTGCCGGACGGCGTTGAGGATCATGCCCGCCGTGGTGTCGACACCCCCGAACATCAGCACCGCGGCATTCGATGCCACCTCCTCGGGGCTCAGGCCATCGGGTGCCCGGGCGGCGCGCGCCAGCACGGACTGAGGCTCGTCAAGCGCCCGCAGCACGGCGGAACGCAGCCGGCCGAAAGCTTCCTGCCCGGCCGCGCTCACCGGCCGGC
This Mycobacterium xenopi DNA region includes the following protein-coding sequences:
- a CDS encoding Rv0518 family GDSL lipase → MSRVATFVICLTVVMVAVVEHATPTWRYEMVGRSSPPNHVAVVGDSYTAGTDEGGLGAKCWTALTWQTLSHQGVQVVADVAAEGRAGYAVPGDHGSVFVDLTARAVKPDDVLVVFFGSRNDQGVDAGLLAEMARNAFDLARRITPAARLLVIGPPWPTADVPESVLQVRDILNATAHGAGAAFVDPIADRWFVDRPDLIGPDGVHPNDAGHAYLADKIAPIIGAQLPRRR
- a CDS encoding acyltransferase family protein; this encodes MSIVRSGEIKALTGLRIVAAVWVVLFHFRPMLGDASPEFRDALAPVLNCGAQGVDLFFILSGFVLTWNYLERMGRTWSARATAHFLWLRLARVWPIYLVTLHLAALWVIFTLHVGHVPSPDAGQLTATSYVRQILLVQLWFQPFFDGSSWDGPAWSISAEWLAYLLFGGLVLAIFRMKHATRARSLIWLAIAASLPPVVLLLASGQFYTPWSWLPRIVTQFTAGALACAAVRRLRLTDRARRAAGYLSVLLIVALVGILYLLDAHPITGVQDSGGVVDVLFVPLVITLAIGVGSLPRLLSTRLMVYGGQISFCLYMVHELVHTAWGWAAEQFELPLQSFPWKWNVVGLLVIAVGVAIMLYHVVEEPARQWMRRMVDVRDTSPKPQIDRLWDPVSTELEPIDEVLAAQKAAVSARAV
- a CDS encoding Fur family transcriptional regulator, with translation MSSRPDYAEKLRMADLRVTRPRVAVLEAVEAHPHADTETIFEVVRSGLPRVSRQAVYDVLHALTRVGLVRRIQPSGLVARYESRVADNHHHVVCRSCGAIADVDCAVGEAPCLTPSEDNGFELDEAEVIYWGLCPDCSTP
- the katG gene encoding catalase/peroxidase HPI, with translation MTNRDWWPNQPDLSVLKKHAPQANPMGEGFNYAEEFKKLDVEALKRDLIEVMTTSQPWWPADYGHYGPLFIRMSWHAAGTYRIHDGRGGGGEGAQRFAPLNSWPDNASLDKARRLLWPVKKKYGKKISWADLIIFAGNVAYESMGFKTFGFAFGREDIYEPEEIFWGPEDTWLGDERYSGERNLAEPLANVQMGLIYVNPEGPNGKPDPLAAAIDIRETFRRMAMNDVETAALIVGGHTVGKTHGAGPADLVGPEPEAAPIEQQGLGWKSAYGTGVGKDAITSGIEVVWTPTPTKWDNSYLETLYKYEWELTKSPAGAWQYVAKNAEPVVPDPFDPSAKRLPTMLVTDLSLRMDPIYGKITRRWLDHPEELEEEFAKAWYKLLHRDMGPISRYLGPWVPEPQLWQDPVPQVDHELIDEADIAALKAKLLQSGLSIPQLVTTAWASAASFRGTDKRGGANGARIRLAPQKDWEVNNPPELAKVLPVLEKVQQDFNNSQSGNKKVSLADVIVLGGCAAVEQAAKKAGFDITVPFAPGRTDATQEMTDVESFSVLEPKADGFRNYLRAGEKASPEHLLVDRAYMLNLTAPEMTVLVGGMRALGANYGQTKHGVFTDRPETLTNDFFVNLCDMDNEWKVSESTENVYEVRDRATGRLKWTATAVDLVFGSNSVLRGLAEVYAADDAQEKFVQDFVAAWVKVMNLDRFDLRR
- a CDS encoding M15 family metallopeptidase codes for the protein MDPHRDDGGRSRFTRRRIAVLVVLTAAGVALPCCANAPAPSAASSPAPAASIGAPRAPAGPTISPVTAAELGASWRPGCPVEPGQLRRVEVEHIGVDLQAHRGQLIVNEDLVAEVIAIFEQLYQLHYPIAKIRTVDHYPAAADELSMEDNNTSAYNCRAIPGSGQWSQHAYGRAVDLNPLFNPSIDAEGAFEPKNAAAYLDRSRTDPGILHDGDPAVRVFTDRGWRWGGHWTSPVDYQHFERP
- the istA gene encoding IS21 family transposase — its product is MAALAGVDRKTARSYTNAAALAGLDRGGALDQLTDELIGAVIEAVRPDRPDGHGQVWEVLRANHDQIVKWVEEGLTVVKICDLLERRGTAVPQRTLHRYCTQCTEYRGRRSAGTVPVVDGEPGVECQIDFGRMGKIFDAESGRNRVVHALIFTAVYSRHMFVWLTFNQTLEAIVAGCEAAWQFFGGVFKVLIPDNMTPIVPKADSTDPQFSVGWTEYSQVRGFFTDPARVRHPQDKPRVERMVQYVRGNFFAGEDFADLADAQARAQVWCAGKAGQRIHGTTCQRPAVVFAEREAALLLPAPAAVYQVPIYAEAKVHRDYHIQVDRALYSIPEHLRGQTVSVRADGELVKAFHGGKLVKTHPRQPAGGRCTDPADLPADKTGYAMRDLTRLIATAAATGLISASTPNVCSITSCRGHACARCTGCWGWSNATARPR
- a CDS encoding DUF4262 domain-containing protein: MTTMQEYLAEVRKTMLRHGWAVQYVEDARVPYAYTVGLTRHDVPELLVTGVPPQRAVRLLNLVGERSVREGPPAPGVQIEIRPGPLLEVVEVEHPDAHMNCAAAIFGNELRALQLVWADRRGRWPWGPGFNDGRGSQPVLGARTISS
- a CDS encoding glycosyltransferase 87 family protein, with translation MGFSAPPQELYTSVDPGRSVSVWVRCGGPVVLAGALMLYALVYVHWPRLAVQVDLQVYRFGAMRVRDGLDLYSIGLTGNSKELLFIYPPFAALGFLPLALIAEVSAQALWLVLMCVLVFYVVWRMLASLRVTQPDGLWALTALLVGLVAWLEPFRLSLQLGQINIAILAIVVADLLTPAQRKWAGVGVGLAAGIKLTPALFIVYLAAVGRVRAALMAAATFLITVVIGFAFLPKDSEYYWLRRGFHDVGRISHDPFANTSVEGLLHRLHVPAMVGTGMSAALAAVAVALAVMAYRRGHAVLGLALVGMASAAASPFSWSHHWVWFAPLMVHLGYRACVVRSRYSALTLLLLCALLAGWFTSAPGGDIREASVLSLRPGGVWNAIIPGSYVLVFLAVLAYTAVWLWRSARVSQPGPDREPQLALQAS